A genomic segment from Microbacterium sp. SORGH_AS_0428 encodes:
- a CDS encoding APC family permease: MTTTPIHLQRPDGKGLAAGTLGLWGSTVIGLASTAPVYSLVATLGFVVLAVGAQAPIAFIIAFIPMLFIAFAYRELNRAVPDCGTTFTWGTKAFGPWVGWMGGWGVAVAGMVVLANLAQIASIYFWALFGLEFENNDWRILLVAVAFIAAMTWVSWRGVEIGERIQNILLAIQYLALAIFVVAALWQFFAGSAPNPTPFDISWLNPFGFADWSGFTEAVLLALFIYWGWDTCLALNEETKDPKRTPGRAALLTTVILLVTYVSVTIAAMMYAGLGEDGVGLGNESNADDFFLAIKDGLLGPFGWVLVVAVLISAVSSTQTTILPTARGTLAMGVYRALPARFKDVHPVYRTPSFSTLVMGVVAVVYYVGMSLISDNILQDSILSLGLAIAFYYAITGYACVWYFRRELFRSAGAFVVKGLLPLLGALMLTYAFIQSAIDMWDVDYGYTVLFGIGGTFVIGIGALAVGVVLMFVWFLFPRSKRFFRGESLNRDTEVLVPDEGDYGRSVDGGLI; encoded by the coding sequence ATGACAACCACCCCCATCCACCTGCAGCGCCCGGACGGGAAGGGACTCGCGGCGGGAACGCTGGGGCTCTGGGGCTCGACCGTCATCGGGCTCGCGTCCACGGCGCCGGTGTACTCGCTCGTGGCCACGCTCGGCTTCGTCGTGCTCGCCGTGGGGGCCCAAGCGCCCATCGCCTTCATCATCGCCTTCATCCCGATGCTGTTCATCGCCTTCGCCTACCGCGAGCTGAACCGCGCGGTCCCCGACTGCGGGACGACCTTCACCTGGGGCACCAAGGCGTTCGGGCCCTGGGTGGGCTGGATGGGCGGCTGGGGCGTGGCGGTCGCGGGAATGGTGGTGCTGGCGAACCTCGCCCAGATCGCCTCGATCTACTTCTGGGCGCTGTTCGGACTCGAGTTCGAGAACAACGACTGGCGCATCCTGCTGGTCGCGGTGGCGTTCATCGCCGCGATGACCTGGGTGAGTTGGCGTGGCGTCGAGATCGGCGAACGGATCCAGAACATCCTGCTCGCGATCCAGTACCTGGCACTCGCGATCTTCGTGGTGGCCGCGCTCTGGCAGTTCTTCGCGGGCAGCGCCCCGAACCCGACGCCCTTCGACATCTCGTGGCTCAACCCCTTCGGGTTCGCCGACTGGAGCGGATTCACCGAGGCGGTGCTGCTGGCCCTGTTCATCTACTGGGGATGGGACACCTGTCTCGCCCTGAACGAGGAGACCAAGGACCCCAAGCGCACGCCGGGGCGCGCGGCGTTGCTGACCACGGTCATCCTGCTCGTGACCTACGTCTCGGTGACGATCGCGGCCATGATGTACGCGGGGCTGGGCGAGGACGGCGTGGGGCTGGGCAACGAGAGCAACGCCGACGACTTCTTCCTCGCCATCAAGGACGGACTGCTCGGCCCCTTCGGATGGGTGCTCGTCGTCGCCGTCCTCATCTCCGCCGTGTCATCGACCCAGACCACCATCCTGCCGACCGCGCGCGGCACCCTCGCGATGGGGGTCTACCGCGCGCTTCCCGCACGGTTCAAGGACGTGCACCCGGTCTATCGCACCCCGTCGTTCTCGACGCTCGTCATGGGGGTCGTCGCGGTCGTGTACTACGTGGGGATGTCGCTGATCAGCGACAACATCCTGCAGGACTCGATCCTCTCGCTCGGTCTCGCGATCGCGTTCTACTACGCCATCACCGGATATGCCTGCGTCTGGTACTTCCGGCGGGAGCTCTTCCGTTCGGCGGGTGCGTTCGTGGTCAAGGGGCTCCTCCCGCTGCTGGGCGCCCTCATGCTGACCTACGCATTCATCCAGTCGGCGATCGACATGTGGGACGTCGACTACGGCTACACGGTCCTGTTCGGAATCGGCGGCACCTTCGTCATCGGGATCGGCGCGCTCGCGGTCGGCGTCGTGCTGATGTTCGTGTGGTTCCTCTTCCCGCGTTCGAAGAGGTTCTTCCGGGGCGAGAGCCTCAACCGCGACACCGAGGTCCTCGTCCCGGATGAAGGCGACTACGGACGCTCGGTCGACGGCGGTCTGATCTGA